TTACATGGGTGCTTGACTTAAGTTCTTCCTTGCTTAGTTCTTTTAAATCATCTTTGAGATGCTGGACATCCCCAGAGAACGTCTCCTTTTCATTAAATATCACGTCTTTAGTggagatgaccttgttgGTCAAAGGATTCCAGACCCTGTAGATGTTTGTCAAGCTATACCCAACCAGGTATCCTATCCACCCTCGGGGATTGAGTCGTTGTCGTcgattcttctttttcaagGCATCGGTCGTCATCGCGAAGGTTTTACAGCCGTATACTCGAAGGTGTGTCTGATCGGGCTTACGCTCCGTGACTACCACTCCGTCCCTAATGGCAAAGTAAGTGTAGAAACGCTCATACGGCGTTTTCCAATTGTAGATGTACTTCGGTGTCCTGTTGTATAGGTATACAGCAGCACGCCAGATCTCAACCCAAAGGAACGAAGGTAGCTTTGCTCCGATTCTCATTGCGCGAGCTTTCTCCTGATCACACCCCCGAGCGCTCTGCGCCGCCGTTTTGACTTTGGGCATATGGCGCGGAGGGCTCTAGGCGCATCCGTTTTTGATACTGAGGAAGTCACTTACCTGGCGACTATCCGGGATTTCGTTATCGCACTCAATGACCTCGGGCCTGCACTGGAGTTGTCGCTCTAGTGTTCTGAGTAGATGCTCCAGTGCATAGATAAGCGTTGGTGCAGTTCGATCGGGAAGATAATAGTCCCAAATATAGCCAGAGTAACTTTCAGTGACCAGCATAGCTGAAGTACAGCCAGAATCTCCACTGATGTCGTGGAAATCGATGGCGAGTCGGATGCCGGCCTTCTCGGGCGGAACTCGTCTTTGTCGATGGACTTGGCGTTTCATCTTCGCCGTTCCACAAGCATCACACTCGACCGTGGAGATCCCCTTGATCTTCACCCCCGAGATTGGCCCACGAGGTGCTTGAGTGCTTCAGGTCCTGGGTGTCCAAGTCGAAGGTGCCAAAAGGTTTCGTTTCCACTACAAGGAGAACAACACTCCACGAGTCATACTGTTTCCGTCTGGCCAGgaacgctgctgctgctgtcgatTTGTCGATGTACTCCAATACATACTGGTCGAAATGGTCCGTCAATATGCAGGGGACTGAATCATCTTTTCTGCGAATTTGGTTGTTATTTCCTCTCGTGTCCCAGTAGTAGCCCCTTTTTCGTAACTGCCGGTATGAGACAATATTGCAGGCAAAGTTTGTGCAATGAGCTACGTCATGTAATCTGAGCAGAGAAGGCCCTTGGGGCCCCTGAACGCGAATGTCCACGTTCCCTGTTGGAGATCACAAATGTGAAACGACCAAGTCGGTGGCAAGGTGTGAAACAAGGTGGAACATTCCACGGAGGTGGTGCCTGTACATAAATAGTAGTTCTCCTACTGCATCTTTTGAAAGAATTAAGAAACCTAAACTCTTCCCATTTTAACACGACTCCCGTGCGAACAAGATATTGCGAACACTCTGGCCAAGGGTTTCGACCGCAAGCATTTCCAGCGCCTCCTACTCGAATGGATCATCGAGGAAAACCACGCATTTAGCGTCTGTGAGCAAGGAAGACTACGCCAGATATTCGAATACCTTAACCCACTTATCAAGATCACGGATGCCAATATTACCAGGACAACCATCCGCCGCAAAGTTCTCTCGGCCTACGAAATGCACAAGGATAAGGTCGTCGCAGCGCTGAAGAAGTCATGGCATGACTGTCATGCGGCCTGATTCACGTCTCCTTTGACGGATGGAAATCAGGCAACAGGCACAGCTTGTACGGGATTGCTTGTTTCTTTCGGGATGAGAATAGCCAGCCACGCAAGCTGGCGCTTGGTGTACCGGAATTGAGAACTCGCCCATTTTTGGACACAACATTGCGGCCGAAATACTGGACGTCCTTGACGCCTATGGTATCCAGGATAATATTGGGTACTTCACACTGGACAACGCGGAAAGCAACGACAAGGCCATGGAGGTAATTGGTGGTGAGCTCGGGTTCATCGGGTCGAGGATGCGTGGGCGCTGCTTCGGCCATACGCTAAATCTCTCGGCCAAAGCACTGCTGTTTGGTCACAACGTCGAGGCTTTTGAAGAGCAGTTGTCAGGGGAAGCTGCTCTGTCTGAGGCGGAGCACACACTTTGGCGGCGTAAAGGACCTGTCGGAAAGCTGCACAACCTGGTGGTTGGCGTCCGAAGGTCGGACCAGCTTACTTATTTGCTGCGGAGTATACAACGATCCGAATTCGATCTATCCTCGGACCCCAGGATTAGAGCGAGGCAGCCGGTCGATTTGATCATTGACAACGATACCCGGTGGCTTTCTCAACTATACATGATTAGACGCGCCATCATTCTTCGACCATTCATCGAACAACTCGTCTTGAAGCATCGTCAACAGTGGGAGCAGGACAACAGATCAAAGAGGACAGGGAATCTCAGAAAGTCTGCAAGGGAGCCCCGGATTTGCTTGGAGGAAAACCAGCTTACGGTCAATGACTGGGTAGTCCTGGAACACCTAGCTAAGCTTCTTGGATTCTACGAGGACTCCGTGAAGACTCTGGAAGGCGATGGCCAACAACGCAAGCGGAAAGGAGGGTGGGTTGGCTCGTACGGGAATGTATGGGAGGTTATCCAGGGATTCGAGTTCTTGTTGGAAGTACTCGAGGACTATAAGCAGCTTGCTTCTGAGATACCCGCCGCGGAGCACTTCCGAATCAATATTAATCTGGGTTGGGAAAAACTCAACAAGTACTACAGCAGGCTGGATGAGACACCAATCTATTACACGGCCTTAGCGCTGCACCCGGCTTTCCGGTGGGGGTATTTCGAGAATGAGTGGAAGGATAACACGAAATGGGTGATGAAGGCGAAGCAGATGGTCCGAGTGTGGGAATCGGACTATCGTCACCTGCAGGTGGTCCGGAGTCCCGTGGATGACGAACCAGTTGCGAAGCGGCAGCGAAAGTACTACAATCCATTTCAAGCGTACTGTGAGCGCACGCGGCTGGTTCTCGGATACGGTTTGGTGAAAGAGGAAGCGACTTTGTCTGACGATATCAATGAAGAAATTAACGAGCTCGGATTATGGTAGTCGTCATGGGAGGCTGGAGATAACGATGTTAGAGATCCAATATCATACTGGCACGAGCGCAAACGTCGGTATCCTCGTCTTTCACGAATGGCGCTGGACTTCCTTACGATCCAGCCAATGTCAGCAGAGTGTGAGAGGATGTTCGCGGCGGCAGGGCGGATGGTGACGCCGCTACGAAATCGGCTGGACGCGGACATTATAGGAATGTGTCAAGTGCTGCAATCGTGGTTACGGGCTGGGGTGATTTACGACCTGGACGTGTcacatcaggatcacggcggcggcAGAGTGAGTGCTGCATcctctatttcccacttcgcggcaggcaggcctgacttctgcatccagatgatataagatacgatagcttcttcttcttcctccgtGAGCTGCTGCGGGCGCCCTATCTTAGCATCagcaacatcctcataagcAACGGTATTTGCAGCCTCAAGCCTCTTGACGATACGGTCGAtggatgcacgagcagagccggcatatcgagcttcagcatcacgaagagtcagtgccTTTTGGGCGGCCGGCAGCGTCACGATTGAGGCCGTGGCGAAGTCTCTGGCGTGAGAGAACAAcagcctgagcagctctgagatttgattgtgagggcataatttctatagacgtgatatatgaatTTtctactgattgatgtcctagaaatcattggttttggcgggcaaaagtcatgattctACGAcggcagcctgtgcggggttgtctcacacttttgtgcccaactaagcttgcttagttggccccccctcccggctagccaacgagtataaTTGACCAGCTTACGACGCCTTTCCGTACTGCCTTGATCAGATTTCAATTCTAATATCTAATCGGATTGAGACGTAGTGTCTTGACAAAGATATGCTTTATTGGGAGGCCAGATGTACCTATGTTTCAAGAAAATAGCGCCGGGAACATATCCTTGTTGCTGTCGGTTTGGTCACCCTGTTACCAAGAACCAGAATGTTGAATGCTGGTTCAGTATAGTGATCTGACACCAGAATTGGCAGACCAGCCACTCATTCAGCAATTCAAGACGACGGCTGTGCCGCAAAGCTTGTCAGCGACAAAGTCCTCAAAATCAAATACGCACCCCACTCACCTTTGGCGAAGTAACTGTACGAGTTGGTGTGTCTAAGGTTCTGAGCTGCTGAAAGAGCCCGGGTTTGTTCGTAGCTGTAAGCCCTATTGATATCCTTGAGGCCGAACAGATGGCCCGTCTCGTGGAGCGTGACGAAGGCCTGGTCCCTATAATGGCATTGGTTGTTTTGAAGCTGCTTTTGGTAGTACCCAGGGCAGGTGCCTATGATTCCCAGCTTGGGCACGGCGTAGGCTACCGCATTGCGTCTAGCGCAGACGCCCCTCGGGTCGCCACAGTAGTAGTGGGCACCCCTGAGTTGATGCTGCTGCAAATACCGCGATGCGGTCAAAGATACCAGCGACGTGGTTGCGAGTCACAGGAGCGGCCGACTTGAAGTACTCCCTCATCCTGGCGGCAGGTCGGAGcgagcggcggcggcggctcgACGCGCGCGATTTCGACATATTCCGATGGCCTGGCTCACCGCCGCGCGCTTAGCCCCTGGCAGCCGGGCACCAGGATGTGACGTGCGCGAAGGGCGAAACCCTGATGGATGGAGGAGGCAGCGGCACCGTCCACGTGcgtgttgatggtgttgctggTAAACTGGATCACGCCTGCGATCTCGTTGGACCCGGGCAGAGCGTACAAGAAGGATCCAGTAGAGATCAGAGAGAAGTTGCCGCCGGCATAAGGTTGTGGGTTTCACCGACATCGAAAGTGGTCTCAAGGGTCTGCCCAACGCGAAGAGCTTCAAAGTCGGTGTCGTCCACGTCCTCCATAGAGATTTCGACATAAACGCCTTCAAAGTCAATGCTCTCGCCTAGTGTTTATTTAGGTTAGCCATGCGCTCTGGCAGAGCTTGCATCTACACTCACCATTCTGGAAGATCTCAGCCTTCTCGGTTTGGATATCAGGATCAATCAGTGAACCGGTCTTGAACAGCTTCAGATCAGATCCGCCATTGTTGGTGATCGTCGCCTTAACAAGCGTGTTGCCAATCATCTCCAGGTTCACTGCTAAGGAGGATGCATCTCTCTCGTCGAATGGCATAGAGTTGGCAACAGAGGCTAGGAGCATAATGGAAGACGAGAATAACTTCATCTTGTCTGGTAACTACGGATTGTAGTGTGATGGGCGAAACTCAAGAAAAGACAGAGATGCTGGGACCAAGATCAGACTCATAGAACGTCAGGGAACCAccattatatagtaaaagaagACCATTGGGTCTCTCCCTGATCGCACTCAGCGACTACCTTGCCATGTCTGCTGGCATCGCAGTACATGACCTTCCTCTACTGCGATACCGCTCCCGTATGCTGGAGCTAGTAGATGGAAACGCAGCTGAAAGATGCTTTCACTCCCAGCCGAGCTTCGGCATGATGTCCAGATTGCAACATGGTAGATGGAAGCAGAGTTGAAAGATGCTTTCGCCCTTGACCGATATGGTATCCAAATTACAACATAGTAGATGCAAACACAGCTGAAAGATAAAAAGCATGATCACAACGATTCTTGGCATGCCCCGCTGCGCCCACCCCAACTCCCAACACGACGACACAACACCCAATACAGCAGATGCGCCGTTGAGTGATCAAATGCCTCGCTGGATTGAAAGGCTCTCACATAGGTTCGTGAATATTAGTATGGTGCATCTCCGAGGAACCGCGGTCCATCGCTGATGCAGAACACAACGCGATTCTTTGGTGCCAAGATTGCCGCGGCGGGCCGGCACATGGAGCCGAAGCGGGAGAGGCCAGTGTGGATGGTGGATGAGATGGGGCTGAGCATTACCAAGCCAACCTTCCGTTTTACCGTCAAAGTTGCATCGAGCTGACAGGATCACCGAGGATCTCTCACAGACATCACTTCACTCTCACTTGCCAAATGCATGGGAAGAGAGTCGCTGTCCATGTGGGCGCGACGGCCTTGGTCCTACATGTTGTGATCTAGATAGGGTAATCGCGGACACGCTGGTCTTATTTTTCTGAGACTAGCTCAAATCGGGTCCCCGCAAATCGGTTTCAATACGACAATACTGCGGGATTACTGCATTGTTAAAGCCGTGATCAGCAATCAGTTCGATTTattggcggcggcagcaaCCAAGCTCTTTCACTGGCTGTTAGAAGATATACACCGGGGTAGGCCGTTCTAGACTTGGGGATTTAACATTTAACACGCGGTGCGGGACGGGACCTTTCAGCTCCCGCTATTGACTCTTGGCGTCCGGTCAGGACCAAGTGGCGTCAATCAAAGACGGAACTGATAGCTTCCAAGGCTCACACAGCACAATTCAGGGATGGCTGAGGCCTGTTGCTTTGTTATCTgcaagggttgaaaatatgcagccgcttcccttttcatcAATGCCCAGCGCGGCCATGCAACTAACAATGATATTTAAACGAATCATGATGTAGCTGCTCTGTTCTCGAGAAAATGGAAAGGAGACTTTCTCGCACACGGATACTGTTGGATGttgagggttcaccctcacgTGGAGGATGAGGGAGGCCGCATGAGCAGCCGAGCGGCTCGTCAGCGTCCAGGCCTTAGCGTTGCATTCATCACGTACATGGACATCCTCTTTTCAAcagttcttcttgaaaagcCGAAACATACATGACAGTTGAAAGCTGAAAGTTCCGTGTGACTTGGCATCATTGTAATTGGAACATTCAGAGGGTCAGATATGATGAAATGGTGAGGCGATTGCAACCGCCACTATTGTGCTGATTTTTCTGCTTTGAGGGCATTTTCCCTTGTGAAGATGACTAAAGGGACGTCGCATGCTTTTCTGAGTCAAGGTCAGCGTTGAAATACGCATGGCGCAAGCTGAAAAACAACCCTTGTAGGATGCCAATGATATGCcgtgagagagagagtttattacgcccgggagaacgaaTCTCATAGGGCCAGTAGGTACCCTAAGCTATTCACGATTCCACCGCATTGGTCCGGTCTACACAAACTCTGCTtgacaggcctgcttgaagaccgacttctccaagtgttcagcaTCCTATCTTCAGCAGCTGAAGCATGGTCTGTCAACTTGAGGCTGTTCAATGTTAGTAGTCAACAGCGATGTTAATGTTTAGTATGTTGAGTTTTCCCTTTCAACTCAGTCTTCCCGTAGCCATCGCAAACTTGGTTGCCGCTCTCACGTCCGATTCTTCGGCTCCTATCTTGCTGAGGTAGCTGTTGATCCTGGCCATTCCTGTGCGAAGCTGGGAAAGCACGTCGGCCTCTCGTCTCTTTAGACTGTCGTATAGCATTTCCGTGTGCTTGCCTGGTAGAGCTCGGTCGATGCGCTTAGAGTAGCCGCCTACTCTGTCACGGGCACCTACGGGGCCCGAGCGTGCTTGGACCGTGGATGGGGACTttgatgatgtgatgtgTGCGCTAGCCGATGCTGACTGTCGGATCAGGTAGTCTAAGGTACCTAATTCAGTAATAGATTGTCAAGATGATGTTAGATTAGTGGCTGGGGATGGGGTAAAACCCGTCTCGGACAGATTGAAGAAGGATCAAGTCAACAATCAATAACATCATAACATTTTTAAATCCACATCTGATATTCGTAATTGCGCGCATCCAACAGATGACCGTGCATATGCGCAAAGAAAGAGGCGAAAAAGAAGGCCCTGACAAAAACCATACTCGTATAACGTATCCGGTGGGGAAAGGTAACAAGGCGACAGAGCTTCGGCATTGGACGATGTCTCACAACGCCATGACTCTCTTTCAGGCCAATACAACGGCCATGGAAGTTTAAATGTTTCTCGCGTTCTTTTACTTCGACGAGAGGATCTCTTTCTCCGACGGATGGGTTGATTGcagattaatatattactcaACTAATTGGTGGATAAAGCTCAGTTTCATTAGCGATATACATGTGCAGCGCCTGATATGTGAGTAAATAGTATAGATGAATAGATAAGCGTCATGACTGAGCCCAAAGTCATAGTAAAAGCCTCTATCAGGTCACATATCTCTAATATAAAATGATGTGATACGGTGATGTGCTGTGCTCAACGTGAATCTTTCTGTCCTGAGACCTACAGCTGCATCTGCATGCAGAATCCTCTTTTCGTATGGGAGACTCCTGTGTTGGAGAGAAGAAATGAGGATCCTGGACGAAGATCGGCCGCCGCCCTTTTAGCAAAGGTCTGACACGTCAGAACATTCTATTCTTGACAAAATagtgtggtggtggtggtgtcatGAACCTGATGTAGTCGAACACGGAGGGAGTGTGTAACTCTCTTTTAGAGAAACACGCATTGGTCTCAGCATTAGCCAACATTTTGAGCTTCTCCAcaagtttatttattcatCTTTACAAGGAACGTTCAGGGATGTCCCCAGCGGGAATACGACTGGAAGGCTCGGGCCTCTTCCGCCTGAACCCGCACCCCAACCTTGTGTTCGTCTCACCTCGGGATGAAGCGAGATACAAGTCGGTCACCACAACGCACATCAGGCATATTTCTGTATTGAGAACCTTTAACAGCCTCAGATGTACACAAATCTCTCGTTTTAGTAAGGGGTCATTCAGCTTGGGAAGGTCAATGGATTACGCATCGGTCATCTGCCTTGCGGCAGCAACGACAGATGACCATGGACGATCAAGTCCCAAAGAAAACTATAAAAGGAGGAAGATTCAACCAGAGGACACACAGTCAAACATCAACAGATTAGCACACAGCATCAAAATCAATCatactcttcttctttgataACCAAACCTTTTACATCGTTTTCAAACTGCCTCTCTCACCGCCTTGTGCAAGATGGCAGCTCACTCTTTGATCAAGGGCCTCATCGTCGGGTCAGGTCTCCTCGCGGCCGCCGTGCAGGCTTCCTCGGGAGATCATCGCCTGAATGCTCGAGACAATGGCGGCTACAGGCCTGAGCCCCAGGGACATTTTGTCTGCGTCGAGCAGCACAAGATCGTCAAGGTGACCGTCGGTGAACCCGGGGCGAGTGCACCATGACGACCACGTACCCCGGACCTCTGTTGGATATCCCCGGGGACTACCCTTACCCCGACGCCAACCTCAACGCCGCCGCCGGCCTTCTCATGCGATGAGGGTGGCTACCTCGTCCAGGGGACAGTTCTGTACCGACTCAACTTGGAGACTGGCGACAATCCGGCTGTCAACGAGAACGTCGGGCCTGGCGGTAACATCAATGCCATCGGTTATAATATCCTTGACAATTACCTCTATGGCTTTGTGGCCGTGAGTGGCGGCCGGTGGCAGCTGATCCAGATTGACGCCGAGGGTGGTCACCAACTGCTTCCCACGGTTGACCGTTTCTACAGCACGGGAGATATTGACGCCAACGGTCAGCTGTGGATTGGGGCATCTGGGACTACGGCTTGGGCACAGATCGACCTGGACCCTGATTCGGCGAGGTACGGACAGCTCGTAGATTCGGGTACTATGAAAGTCCCAGGAAACTTCGTTGCTGACTGGGTGTTCCTTGAGAACGGCGGCCCATACCTCTACTCGATTGCCTGGTCGACCACAGCTCGCCTTGTTCGCTGGTCCATCGAGAGAAAGGTGGACGGAGGTCCGTGACTACGGCAACGTCACGCCCGCGGCGCCTCAGTTCGGCGCCCTGTACGCTGTTGGCGATGAGATGTGGGGAAGCGACAACGCCTCTGGCAAAATcatcgcgttccctgtcctGGACGATAATGCGCCGGCGAGGGATATCAGCGCAGGGCCGCCATCGAACAGCAACGATGGTGCGCGTTGCTTCGCTGCCCCAGCACCTTCGAACCGCTAAGGGCAAAGACGGTGCCGGAGGGGTGAGAGGCATCATTCTCGTAGGAACACGGACTTTCTGTTGGTTCTTTTTGTGGCTGAAGCAAGCTGACTTGGGCCAGAGTATACGGTGGTCTGGGGAAGAGCTTTGTCAAGTATTTGTTAGTCACAGAGAGAATCGATGTGTGCCCAACCTGGATCGCCAGACCAGTTGTGTTGCGCTTGGCCATGTCTAGGAAACGTAATCAGTCCCGGTAGCGGATGTGCCCAGACCGTCCATCTGTGTTCTATCCGTATTTCAGACTAACTCAGTGATACGTGTGCATCACAACAGATCGCTTTTTGACCAATGAAGCCATACGTGACCCGTCGTGTGGGATGCTgctgaaaaggaagaaggaaacCAATGTGGGAGCGAAGGACCAAAGAGTGCGGCTAGGGTGCCTATATCTCGAACATAATAGAACTAACAGGTATTGTAAACATTGTTCTCTGCAGGAAGCTGTTCTTCTCGCGGGAAATTAGATGACTTACTCGCTCTTATACTGATCACTTAATCTTCTGTTGAATCTCAAGTCATAACCCTTTATTACTCTATCTGAGAAGTATGCCTAAGTGAGTCGTCCTGTTTACTACTGCTTAATCATAGTACGTCCAAAAgaggaaataatataaaggtgcCGGGGATAGTTATATTAGAGCTTAATTTGTTAAAACGAGTACCCGTGGGTCTGAGTAATCAACGCCGACCCACCCTCCTCTGGAGGGTGGGTGAGATAACCCGTAACTGCGTACAAACCGTAACCACATAACTGCCGCCGTGATCAACAGAACCTTCAATTCGACATCAAATAAATCCAGATTTTCACAAATAGCTTCATTTCAATCTAAATTCGCTATGAAACCAATTTCAAAAGAATCCCGGGTTAATGCGGCGGCTGCAGCCCGCAGCTATCCGGGAGTCGATATCACGTACAACGCGTCAGCGCCCCGCACCACCAAAAAGCTATCACAAAGCGATGTTGCAGCTCAACACAAGGCTCCATTGTCTCTCACGAAGAAATATATCTATCTTTTGAAGGATGGAAAGCCTCTtccaatgatgaagaagtctATGACTATGGGAGGTCGCCCAATGGCATTGACTATACcagaagaaagagctctcatcgagtatctcagcaATGTTGAGAACAGCGCTTTTGCAGTTACTGAATCTGTCATTCGTAACTATGCAAGTTATATACGTTCCATACGCATCAAAGGCCCAAAACGAAGCTATCACAAGCTTGGGTACGGGGCTTCAAAAGCGGCACCCTGAGTTACAATGTAACatccccaagaccaaggaaatTCAACGGGCCAGCGCAGAAACAGATATTAAACGACTAGATGGATGGTTTGATAAATATGAAGCTATTCTCAAGAGCTACAATATTATTCAAAGGAATAACTGGAATTTCGACGAGTCTCCCTTGCAAATTGGCTGGGTTTCCGGCAATGTGAGGCTATTCTCGATCCGCAAGAAGCATAACACACGGGCTATAGCTTTTCAGCCGGGCAACAAGGAGTCATTGACTTCAATTGACAGTATCAACGCCGCTGGTCAATCAATTCCTTCATTTCTGATATTGTCTTTGAAGTCATTGCTAGAAGAATATACTCGAGCAGAAATTGACGAAGAAGTCGTCCTTACACATACAGAAACCGGCTTCAATAACGCCCAACGCGGCGTTTGAGTGGCTTCAACACTTCAATCGGCATTCCTTCGCAAAAGCAGCGATTTTGACGGCTTCACGATAAAGGAATGGTTCGGGTACCCCTGAAATCAGCCTCGCGACTTGGAGCCAAAAGTACGCATATTTGGCATCCAAAAATCCGGAAAAATTCCCCTGTCACTCGTCTACTAGTAATGGATGGATTTTTGCTCATGAGGATATTCAGTTCATTTGGTATTGTATCATGTTCGATATCGtgcctttccttcttccGAGTCATACTAGTCACATTCTTCAGCCCCTTGATGTGGGGTTTATCTACACCTCAAAAGGGCACAACGAGATAGCCTCAATGACTTCGTTGCCGGCGGCGGTCTTCAAATCACAAGATTTCACTTTCTCAATATGTGGAATACACTATACAATGCTGCTTTTAGAGCCTGTTATATATACGTTGGCTGGGAAAAGTCGGGACTTTGGCCCGTTAACAGAGAAACCCCCTTCAACCACTACGACTTGCAGCCAAGCAGAAAACCGAGCCTCTCTTCCCCAAGCTTCTACATCCTATTACACCAAGAAAGTCGAAAAACAGCTCAATGATATACGTGAAAAGCTTCAGATACTAAGCAGCCCAACGAGAGAAATACTGAGGAATGTAGAGGCATCTCTTGACTATGCAATCATCGCAAAGTCGGCACAGCTTGAGATCGTTAAACTGCAACGCGAGCGGCTCGCGATGGAGGCACGCCGGACCGGCTCACGGCGGCGAATCCGCAACGAAGATGGAGGTGCCTATACAATAAAGAGCCTGCGCAAGCAGGTGTCACAGCGTCAACATGAAGAATTGCTTGTTACTAACAAAAGCAGGCAAAAGAGCAAGAATCCTGGTTGAAGGAGCTACGGCAGAAGGCACAGCCCCTGTTGATGCAAGCGG
The sequence above is drawn from the Fusarium poae strain DAOMC 252244 chromosome Unknown contig_9, whole genome shotgun sequence genome and encodes:
- a CDS encoding uncharacterized protein (SECRETED:SignalP(1-17)), coding for MKLFSSSIMLLASVANSMPFDERDASSLAVNLEMIGNTLVKATITNNGGSDLKLFKTGSLIDPDIQTEKAEIFQNGESIDFEGVYVEISMEDVDDTDFEALRVGQTLETTFDVGETHNLMPAATSL
- a CDS encoding uncharacterized protein (SECRETED:SignalP(1-26)), which translates into the protein MAAHSLIKGLIVGSGLLAAAVQASSGDHRLNARDNGGYRPEPQGHFVCVEQHKIVKGTVLYRLNLETGDNPAVNENVGPGGNINAIGYNILDNYLYGFVAVSGGRWQLIQIDAEGGHQLLPTVDRFYSTGDIDANGQLWIGASGTTAWAQIDLDPDSARTAAHTSTRLPGRPQLALFAGPSRERWTEVRDYGNVTPAAPQFGALYAVGDEMWGSDNASGKIIAFPVLDDNAPARDISAGPPSNSNDGARCFAAPAPSNR